A genomic stretch from Rhineura floridana isolate rRhiFlo1 chromosome 18, rRhiFlo1.hap2, whole genome shotgun sequence includes:
- the LOC133372716 gene encoding arylacetamide deacetylase-like 4 yields the protein MLPFLAQRMALGEALLNLLLYLSIFIPFLALAWTLYYHVTRTHIPPGIRQGAKLHVMSLFGNLMFGLALFLEKVGICHKYVIWRLVMNGIPPREDSKLIIKDLLFDGIPVRIYWPKASPARNGRGMLYLHGGAGLFGSIRAYERVCRYIARESDTVVVSVEFRLAPEHLHPVPLLDCCTAAIHFLKNAKEYGVDPNRIAIGGDSSGGTFAAVVCQELVTRVDLPRMRAQIMVYPFLQAVDFNLPSHQQNCSVPMLFRKRAIQFGFAYLTGKTINVEGILENAHVPRDMWVKYRKWISADNLPEEFKARGYVSKVPVSFSQKLYELVKPAFDPRFVPLLAEDAIICQLPETFISTCEHDVLRDDGLLYKKRLEDNGVPVTWHHVQDGFHGVAIFIDYVLLEFPGTRDCMEHVAQFLKGL from the exons ATGCTGCCCTTCTTAGCTCAGAGAATGGCACTCGGCGAAGCTCTGTTGAACCTGCTCCTGTATCTGAGCATTTTCATCCCATTCTTGGCACTGGCTTGGACACTTTATTACCATGTCACCAGGACCCACATACCTCCAGGAATCAGACAGGGTGCAAAACTACATGTTATGTCTCTTTTTGGGAATCTTATGTTTGGGCTG GCACTGTTTCTGGAGAAAGTTGGCATCTGCCATAAGTATGTCATCTGGAGGCTTGTGATGAATGGAATACCACCTAGGGAGGACTCAAAGTTGATCATCAAGGATCTGCTTTTTGATGGGATTCCAGTAAGAATATATTGGCCTAAGGCATCACCTGCTAGAAACGGGAGAGGAATGCTCTATCTCCATGGAGGAGCTGGCTTATTTGGAAGCATCC GCGCATATGAAAGGGTGTGCCGCTACATTGCCCGAGAGAGTGACACCGTGGTTGTGAGTGTTGA ATTCCGTTTAGCTCCTGAGCATCTGCACCCAGTCCCATTACTCGACTGCTGCACTGCTGCAATACACTTTTTGAAGAATGCAAAGGAATATGGAGTGGACCCCAACCGCATTGCCATTGGTGGGGACAGTAGCGGAGGaacatttgctgctgttgtttgtcAAGAGCTGGTGACCAGAGTGGACCTTCCAAGAATGCGAGCACAGATCATGGTCTACCCCTTCCTGCAAGCAGTGGACTTCAATTTGCCTTCCCATCAGCAAAACTGTTCAGTTCCCATGTTGTTCAGGAAACGGGCTATCCAATTTGGTTTCGCATATCTCACTGGGAAGACTATCAATGTGGAAGGGATTCTAGAGAATGCCCATGTTCCTAGGGATATGTGGGTGAAGTACAGAAAATGGATTAGTGCCGATAACCTTCCAGAAGAATTTAAGGCCAGGGGCTATGTCTCAAAAGTGCCTGTTTCATTTTCACAAAAGCTTTATGAACTTGTCAAACCGGCTTTTGACCCAAGATTTGTCCCGCTTTTGGCAGAAGATGCGATTATCTGCCAGCTCCCCGAGACATTCATTTCGACCTGTGAGCATGATGTTCTGCGGGACGATGGTCTGTTGTACAAGAAGCGGCTAGAGGACAATGGTGTGCCAGTGACATGGCATCATGTTCAGGATGGGTTCCATGGAGTAGCAATCTTCATTGATTATGTGCTACTTGAATTTCCAGGCACACGGGACTGTATGGAGCATGTAGCACAGTTCTTAAAAGGGCTGTAG